The following proteins come from a genomic window of Halomarina ordinaria:
- a CDS encoding hydantoinase B/oxoprolinase family protein: MSDHGLDAVTLEILRNQLESVAEEMGQVLITGSYSPNIKERQDCSTALFDADGRMVAQAEHIPVHLGAMPEAVSAVRERDPRPGDVFVVNDPFDGGTHLPDVTLVSPLAPRGEILGYAVSRAHHADVGGMSPGSMPAGSREIYQEGLRLPPVRLVDGGEVNEDVQSVLLANVRTPDERRADLQAQIAANERAEARLDDLLSEHGDRVRAAFDAVIDYSRQRIEAEIEALPDGTYRARDVMEGDGVLEHASGVDPAAVEIPVEVAVTVDGRRLTVDFDGTADQVPGNVNAPLAVAKSAAYFVVRCVTDPEIPPNQGCYDPVTVEAPEGSLVDPRPPAAVVGGNVETSQRLTDVVLAAFAEAVPDRVPAGGQGTMNNLVVGSRTGSFTYYETIAGGFGARPTRDGMDGVQVGMTNTLNTPVEALEVAYPLRVERYGFRPDSGGDGRHRGGLGLERTVTVEADATVSLLTERRRIPPAGLAGGDSGARGENRVDGESVAAKTSLDVTAGTTVTVLTPGGGGHGDPAERDPEARARDRADGKVTDGGEGA, translated from the coding sequence ATGAGCGACCACGGGCTCGACGCCGTCACGCTCGAGATACTCCGCAACCAGCTGGAGAGCGTCGCCGAGGAGATGGGACAGGTGCTCATCACGGGGTCGTACTCCCCGAACATCAAGGAGCGCCAGGACTGCTCGACGGCGCTGTTCGACGCCGACGGCCGGATGGTCGCACAGGCCGAACACATCCCCGTCCACCTCGGGGCGATGCCCGAGGCGGTGAGCGCGGTTAGGGAACGCGACCCCCGGCCGGGCGACGTCTTCGTCGTCAACGACCCGTTCGACGGCGGGACCCACCTGCCGGACGTGACGCTCGTCTCGCCGCTCGCCCCGCGCGGCGAGATACTCGGCTACGCCGTCTCGCGCGCGCACCACGCCGACGTCGGCGGGATGTCCCCCGGAAGCATGCCCGCCGGGTCGCGCGAGATATACCAGGAGGGACTGCGCCTGCCGCCGGTCAGACTCGTGGACGGGGGCGAGGTGAACGAGGACGTCCAGTCGGTGCTGCTCGCGAACGTCCGCACGCCCGACGAGCGCCGCGCGGACCTGCAGGCGCAGATAGCGGCCAACGAGCGCGCCGAGGCGCGCCTCGACGACCTGCTCTCCGAACACGGCGACCGGGTGCGGGCGGCGTTCGACGCCGTCATCGACTACTCGCGACAGCGCATCGAGGCCGAAATCGAGGCCCTGCCGGACGGGACGTACCGCGCCCGCGACGTCATGGAGGGCGACGGCGTCCTCGAACACGCCTCCGGCGTCGACCCGGCGGCCGTCGAGATACCGGTCGAGGTGGCCGTCACCGTCGACGGCCGACGGCTCACCGTCGACTTCGACGGGACCGCCGACCAGGTGCCGGGCAACGTCAACGCGCCGCTCGCCGTCGCGAAGAGCGCCGCCTACTTCGTCGTCCGCTGCGTCACCGACCCCGAGATACCCCCCAATCAGGGCTGTTACGACCCGGTCACGGTCGAGGCGCCCGAGGGGTCGCTGGTCGACCCGCGGCCGCCGGCGGCCGTCGTCGGCGGGAACGTCGAGACGAGCCAGCGCCTGACGGACGTCGTCCTCGCGGCGTTCGCCGAGGCGGTCCCCGACCGCGTCCCCGCCGGGGGGCAGGGGACGATGAACAACCTCGTCGTCGGCAGTCGGACGGGGTCGTTCACCTACTACGAGACCATCGCCGGCGGCTTCGGCGCCCGCCCGACGCGCGACGGCATGGACGGCGTGCAGGTCGGCATGACCAACACGCTCAACACGCCGGTCGAGGCTCTCGAAGTCGCGTACCCGCTGCGCGTCGAACGCTACGGCTTCCGTCCCGACAGCGGCGGCGACGGCCGCCACCGCGGCGGCCTCGGCCTCGAACGGACCGTCACCGTCGAGGCGGACGCGACCGTCTCGCTGCTCACCGAACGTCGCCGGATTCCCCCCGCGGGTCTCGCTGGCGGCGATTCGGGGGCGCGTGGCGAGAACCGCGTCGACGGCGAGTCGGTCG
- a CDS encoding hydantoinase/oxoprolinase family protein: MTDRTAVGVDVGGTFTDVVLLRGADLVTAKVPSTADQSVGVMDGIEKACERAGVAPDALDDFAHAMTVSVNALLEADGARTALVTTEGFRDVLEIGRQERPSLYDLDAEKPEPLVPRRRRFTVDERATVDGVERRVDLEAVRTVAEDVRASGAEAVAVCLLHAYAHPENEAAVAEVLEAELDVPVSVSHEVLAEFREYERTSTTVADAYVTPAIDAYVGKLVERAAAAGVPEPSIMQANGGITDAGTVREHAVRTCMSGPAAGVVGARASVGALAEGRDLAGLVTFDMGGTSSDVSLVRDGEVERTTDASIGDRPIRTPMVDVTTVGAGGGSEAWVDAGGALRVGPASAGADPGPVCYGRGGTVPTVTDANVVLGYIGASTSLGGELSVDVEAARDALADLADEAGLDGPLAAARGTYRVANATMTRAIRAVTLERGHDPRNFGLVAFGGAGPMHAAALAADLGVGTVVVPRACGVLSAYGLLVADEKHDAVRTRREALATVDPAAVESAFDDLESGVRGECSDPERAVVTRRADLRYAGQSFELTVPVDRPFDADAVAERFHAAHETTYGYRMDEAVDLVNLRAEATVDRPDVEVAYDAPGDARVGEREAHFGGEAHETPVYDRERLAPGSAVAGPAVLEQDESTVVVPPAWTASVEPDGTVVLTEGSR; encoded by the coding sequence ATGACCGACCGCACGGCCGTCGGCGTCGACGTCGGCGGGACGTTCACCGACGTCGTCCTCCTCCGAGGAGCCGACCTCGTCACCGCGAAGGTGCCGAGCACGGCCGACCAGAGCGTCGGCGTCATGGACGGCATCGAGAAGGCCTGCGAGCGCGCCGGCGTCGCCCCGGACGCGCTCGACGACTTCGCCCACGCGATGACCGTCTCCGTCAACGCCCTCCTCGAGGCCGACGGCGCGCGGACGGCGCTCGTCACCACCGAGGGGTTCCGCGACGTGCTCGAAATCGGGCGACAGGAGCGCCCCTCGCTGTACGACCTCGACGCGGAGAAACCCGAACCGCTGGTGCCGCGTCGGCGGCGGTTCACCGTCGACGAGCGGGCGACCGTCGACGGCGTCGAGCGACGCGTCGACCTCGAGGCGGTCCGGACCGTCGCCGAGGACGTCCGCGCGTCGGGCGCGGAGGCGGTCGCCGTCTGCCTGCTCCACGCCTACGCCCACCCGGAGAACGAGGCGGCCGTCGCCGAGGTGCTGGAGGCGGAACTCGACGTCCCCGTCTCCGTCTCCCACGAGGTACTCGCGGAGTTCCGCGAGTACGAGCGCACCTCGACGACCGTCGCGGACGCCTACGTCACGCCGGCCATCGACGCCTACGTCGGGAAACTGGTCGAGCGGGCGGCCGCGGCGGGCGTCCCCGAACCGAGCATCATGCAGGCCAACGGCGGCATCACCGACGCCGGGACGGTCCGCGAGCACGCGGTTCGGACCTGCATGTCGGGGCCGGCGGCGGGCGTCGTCGGGGCGCGCGCGAGCGTCGGCGCGCTGGCCGAGGGGCGCGACCTCGCCGGTCTCGTCACCTTCGACATGGGCGGCACGTCGAGCGACGTGAGCCTCGTGCGCGACGGCGAGGTCGAGCGCACCACCGACGCCAGCATCGGCGACCGACCCATCCGCACGCCGATGGTGGACGTCACCACCGTCGGTGCCGGCGGCGGGAGCGAGGCGTGGGTCGACGCCGGCGGCGCCCTCCGCGTCGGACCGGCCTCCGCCGGCGCCGACCCCGGCCCGGTCTGCTACGGGCGGGGCGGGACCGTCCCGACGGTCACCGACGCGAACGTCGTCCTCGGCTACATCGGGGCGTCCACGAGCCTCGGCGGCGAACTCTCCGTCGACGTCGAGGCGGCGCGCGACGCGCTGGCCGACCTCGCGGACGAGGCGGGGCTCGACGGCCCGCTCGCGGCCGCCCGGGGGACCTACCGGGTCGCCAACGCGACGATGACGCGGGCCATCCGGGCGGTCACGCTCGAACGCGGCCACGACCCGCGGAACTTCGGCCTCGTCGCCTTCGGCGGCGCGGGGCCGATGCACGCTGCGGCGCTCGCCGCCGACCTCGGCGTCGGGACCGTCGTCGTTCCCCGCGCCTGCGGGGTGCTCTCGGCGTACGGGTTGCTCGTCGCCGACGAGAAACACGACGCCGTGCGGACCCGCCGCGAGGCGCTGGCGACGGTCGACCCGGCGGCCGTCGAGTCGGCCTTCGACGACCTCGAGAGCGGCGTCCGCGGGGAGTGCAGCGACCCGGAGCGCGCCGTCGTGACCCGCCGAGCGGACCTCCGCTACGCGGGCCAGAGCTTCGAGCTGACGGTCCCCGTCGACCGGCCGTTCGACGCCGACGCCGTGGCGGAGCGCTTCCACGCAGCCCACGAGACGACCTACGGCTACCGGATGGACGAGGCCGTCGACCTCGTCAACCTCCGGGCGGAGGCGACCGTCGACCGTCCGGACGTCGAGGTGGCGTACGACGCGCCCGGCGACGCCCGCGTGGGCGAGCGCGAGGCGCACTTCGGCGGCGAGGCCCACGAGACCCCCGTCTACGACCGCGAGCGACTCGCGCCCGGGTCGGCGGTGGCGGGACCGGCCGTCCTCGAACAGGACGAGAGCACCGTCGTCGTCCCGCCGGCGTGGACCGCGAGCGTCGAACCCGACGGCACCGTCGTGCTCACGGAGGGGTCGCGATGA
- a CDS encoding Nramp family divalent metal transporter: protein MVAAAFIGPGTVTTASVSGARFGYALVWTIVFAIVATVVLQEMSARLGLVSREGLGEALRNRFDNPVARYASVALVVSAIGVGTAAYETGNILGGAAGLATITGISASVWGPIMGLCGGVLLWTGRYKLIERVLVALVAVMGVSFLIDAILIGPDLGALAAGFVPSAPEGSVFPIIALVGTTVVGYNLFLHASSVQERWAGPDELGECRTDTVLSIVVGGLITLAILVTAAAVFPTGTELEDVGQMADQLEPVAGTYAKLFFSIGLFAAGFTSATTAPLAGAYATAGALGWDADLKSTRFRAVWGTILAVGVVFSAVGFDPVPAIVFAQVANGILLPIIAVFLIVVMNDRTTLGDYANSTAQNVLGGVVTLVVVLLGLRSLWTAIQDLLGLVGGL, encoded by the coding sequence ATGGTCGCGGCCGCGTTCATCGGGCCGGGGACGGTCACGACGGCCAGCGTCTCCGGTGCGCGGTTCGGCTACGCGCTCGTCTGGACCATCGTCTTCGCCATCGTGGCGACCGTCGTCCTGCAGGAGATGAGCGCGCGCCTCGGTCTCGTCTCGCGCGAGGGACTGGGCGAGGCGCTCCGGAACCGCTTCGACAACCCGGTGGCTCGCTACGCGAGCGTGGCGCTCGTCGTCAGCGCCATCGGCGTCGGGACGGCGGCCTACGAGACGGGGAACATCCTCGGCGGGGCGGCCGGTCTCGCGACCATCACCGGCATCAGTGCGTCCGTCTGGGGGCCGATAATGGGACTGTGTGGCGGGGTGCTCCTCTGGACGGGGCGGTACAAGCTCATCGAGCGGGTGCTGGTCGCCCTCGTCGCGGTCATGGGGGTCTCGTTCCTCATCGACGCGATACTCATCGGTCCCGACCTCGGGGCGCTCGCCGCCGGGTTCGTCCCGTCGGCCCCCGAGGGGTCGGTGTTCCCCATCATCGCGCTCGTCGGGACGACGGTCGTCGGCTACAACCTCTTCCTCCACGCGAGCAGCGTCCAGGAGCGGTGGGCCGGCCCCGACGAACTCGGGGAGTGCCGGACCGACACGGTCCTCTCCATCGTCGTCGGCGGCCTCATCACGCTCGCCATCCTCGTGACCGCCGCCGCCGTCTTCCCGACGGGGACCGAACTGGAGGACGTCGGCCAGATGGCCGACCAGCTCGAACCCGTCGCGGGCACCTACGCGAAACTGTTCTTCAGTATCGGGCTGTTCGCCGCGGGGTTCACCAGCGCGACCACCGCCCCCCTCGCGGGGGCGTACGCCACGGCGGGAGCGCTCGGCTGGGACGCCGACCTGAAGTCGACGCGGTTCCGGGCCGTCTGGGGGACCATCCTCGCCGTCGGCGTCGTCTTCTCGGCCGTCGGGTTCGACCCCGTCCCGGCCATCGTGTTCGCGCAGGTGGCCAACGGCATCCTCCTGCCCATCATCGCCGTCTTCCTCATCGTCGTCATGAACGACCGCACGACGCTCGGCGACTACGCCAACTCGACCGCACAGAACGTCCTCGGTGGGGTCGTCACGCTCGTCGTCGTCCTGCTCGGTCTCCGGAGCCTCTGGACGGCCATCCAGGACCTGCTCGGACTCGTGGGGGGGCTGTAG
- the uvrB gene encoding excinuclease ABC subunit UvrB: MSDTGSSPLQPDRPGLDRPFRVDAPFDPAGDQPAAIEALAAGYREGMTEQTLLGVTGSGKTNTVAWTVGEIQTPTLVLAHNKTLAAQLYDEFRSLFPDNAVEYFVSYYDYYQPEAYVEQTDTYIDKDASINDEIDRLRHSATRSLLTRDDVIVVASVSAIYGLGDPRDYERMALRLEVGQEIDRDELLKGLVDLNYERNDVDFTQGTFRVRGDTVEVFPMYGRYAVRVEFWGDEIDRMQKIDTLEGESKGEQKAVLVHPAEHYSIPEQRLEGAIEEIEELMHDRVRYFERQGDLLAAQRIEERTTFDIEMLRETGYCSGIENYSVHLSDRESGEAPYTLLDYFPDDFLTVVDESHVTLPQVKGQFAGDKSRKDSLVENGFRLPTAYDNRPLTFEEFEEKTGRLLFVSATPGDYEREHSEQVVEQIVRPTHLVDPEVTVSPAQGQVEDLMERIDDRVAKDERVLVTTLTKRMAEDLTEYLEEAGVAVEYMHDETDTLERHELVRGLRLGEFDVLVGINLLREGLDIPEVSLVGILDADQQGFLRSTTTLIQTMGRAARNVNGEVVLYADETTDAMAAAIEETSRRREIQREFNEEHGYTPTTIEKAVAETNLPGSKTDTSSVAGVEPDSPEEAEAYVADLDRRMREAASNLEFELAADIRDRMREVREAYELDHDEEGVPAPDGEF; this comes from the coding sequence ATGAGTGATACGGGCTCGAGCCCCCTGCAACCGGACCGACCGGGCCTCGACAGGCCGTTCCGCGTCGACGCGCCGTTCGACCCCGCCGGCGACCAGCCGGCGGCCATCGAGGCGCTGGCGGCGGGGTACCGCGAGGGGATGACCGAACAGACCCTCCTCGGGGTGACGGGGTCGGGCAAGACCAACACCGTGGCGTGGACCGTCGGGGAGATACAGACGCCGACGCTGGTGCTCGCGCACAACAAGACGCTCGCCGCCCAGCTGTACGACGAGTTCCGGTCGCTGTTCCCGGACAACGCGGTGGAGTACTTCGTCTCCTACTACGACTACTACCAGCCGGAGGCGTACGTCGAGCAGACGGACACCTACATCGACAAGGACGCCTCCATCAACGACGAGATCGACCGCCTGCGCCACTCCGCGACCCGGTCGCTGCTCACCCGCGACGACGTCATCGTCGTCGCCTCCGTCTCGGCCATCTACGGCCTCGGTGACCCCCGCGACTACGAGCGGATGGCCCTCCGACTGGAGGTCGGCCAGGAGATAGACCGCGACGAGTTGCTGAAGGGGCTGGTCGACCTGAACTACGAGCGCAACGACGTGGACTTCACGCAGGGTACCTTCCGCGTCCGGGGCGACACCGTCGAGGTGTTCCCGATGTACGGCCGCTACGCCGTCCGCGTCGAGTTCTGGGGCGACGAGATCGACCGGATGCAGAAGATAGACACCCTGGAGGGGGAGTCGAAGGGCGAACAGAAGGCGGTGCTCGTCCACCCGGCCGAACACTACTCCATCCCCGAGCAGCGCCTGGAGGGTGCCATCGAGGAGATAGAGGAGTTGATGCACGACCGCGTCCGGTACTTCGAGCGCCAGGGCGACCTGCTCGCCGCCCAGCGCATCGAGGAGCGCACCACCTTCGACATCGAGATGCTGCGCGAGACGGGCTACTGTTCCGGTATCGAGAACTACTCGGTCCACCTGAGCGACCGCGAGTCGGGCGAGGCGCCCTACACGCTCCTCGATTACTTCCCGGACGACTTCCTCACCGTCGTCGACGAGTCGCACGTCACGCTCCCGCAGGTGAAGGGGCAGTTCGCCGGCGACAAGTCGCGCAAGGACTCGCTGGTCGAGAACGGCTTCCGACTCCCGACGGCGTACGACAACCGGCCGCTCACGTTCGAGGAGTTCGAGGAGAAGACCGGCAGACTGCTGTTCGTGAGCGCGACGCCGGGCGACTACGAGCGCGAGCACAGCGAGCAGGTCGTCGAACAGATCGTCCGCCCGACGCACCTCGTCGACCCCGAGGTGACCGTCTCGCCCGCGCAGGGACAGGTCGAGGACCTGATGGAGCGCATCGACGACCGCGTCGCGAAGGACGAGCGGGTCCTCGTGACGACGCTCACCAAGCGGATGGCGGAGGACCTCACGGAGTACCTGGAGGAGGCGGGCGTCGCCGTCGAGTACATGCACGACGAGACGGACACCCTCGAACGCCACGAACTCGTCCGGGGACTCCGACTCGGCGAGTTCGACGTGCTCGTCGGCATCAACCTCCTCCGGGAGGGCCTCGACATCCCGGAGGTGAGCCTCGTGGGCATCCTCGACGCCGACCAGCAGGGGTTCCTCCGCTCGACGACGACGCTCATCCAGACGATGGGGCGGGCGGCGCGCAACGTCAACGGCGAGGTGGTGCTCTACGCCGACGAGACGACCGACGCGATGGCGGCGGCCATCGAGGAGACGAGTCGTCGCCGCGAGATCCAACGCGAGTTCAACGAGGAACACGGCTACACGCCGACGACCATCGAGAAGGCGGTCGCCGAGACGAACCTCCCGGGGAGCAAGACGGACACGAGTTCCGTCGCCGGCGTCGAACCCGACAGCCCCGAGGAGGCGGAGGCGTACGTCGCGGACCTCGACCGCCGGATGCGGGAGGCCGCGAGCAACCTGGAGTTCGAACTCGCCGCCGACATCCGCGACCGGATGCGCGAGGTGCGCGAGGCGTACGAACTGGACCACGACGAGGAGGGCGTCCCGGCGCCCGACGGCGAGTTCTGA
- a CDS encoding 50S ribosomal protein L40e encodes MASFPEAEDRLLDKQICMRCNARNSPRAKRCRKCGYKHLRPKAKERRAV; translated from the coding sequence ATGGCCAGTTTCCCCGAGGCGGAGGACCGACTGCTCGACAAGCAGATCTGCATGCGCTGTAACGCCCGCAACTCCCCGCGTGCGAAGCGCTGTCGCAAGTGCGGTTACAAGCACCTGCGCCCGAAGGCGAAAGAGCGCCGCGCGGTCTAA
- a CDS encoding luciferase domain-containing protein: MSIHTNVDSSSRIEAVVDAVSRWSGVTVAPHRYGGREFGFGSREVGHVHYTGLVDIAFPKVLHDALVDARWTEAHHVVPHSSWTTFRVRSDEDIERALNLLRLSYLYNALSLSRTEEGRRALDAVDLDAELDRIDPPRAVRERFGALREHARQ; encoded by the coding sequence ATGAGTATCCACACCAACGTAGACTCGTCTTCGCGCATCGAGGCCGTCGTCGACGCCGTGTCGCGCTGGTCCGGCGTGACCGTCGCGCCCCACCGCTACGGCGGCCGCGAGTTCGGCTTCGGCTCCCGCGAGGTGGGCCACGTCCACTACACCGGCCTCGTCGACATCGCCTTCCCGAAGGTCCTCCACGACGCGCTCGTCGACGCGCGCTGGACGGAGGCCCACCACGTCGTCCCCCACTCCTCGTGGACGACGTTCCGCGTCCGGAGCGACGAAGATATCGAACGCGCGCTCAACCTCCTGCGCCTGTCGTACCTCTACAACGCGCTGAGCCTGTCGCGCACGGAGGAGGGACGGCGGGCGCTCGACGCGGTCGACCTCGACGCCGAACTCGACCGCATCGACCCGCCGCGTGCCGTCCGCGAGCGATTCGGCGCGCTCCGCGAACACGCTCGTCAGTAG
- a CDS encoding DUF367 family protein, with amino-acid sequence MDLHVRYEGDDDPAKCSARKLARFDLAELHRSARATPTGIVLNPFAEQALSPLDGAGFDALVALDCSWETAEREAFDLRGHHRALPFLVAANPVNYGTPFQLNTVEAFAGALCILGERAHAERLLSKFRWGHTFLELNAEPLERYAACADSEEVVAVQGEYLDAGGADETGD; translated from the coding sequence GTGGACCTACACGTGCGCTACGAGGGCGACGACGACCCGGCGAAGTGCAGCGCCCGGAAGCTCGCGCGCTTCGACCTCGCGGAGTTGCACCGCTCGGCGCGCGCGACGCCGACGGGCATCGTCCTCAACCCGTTCGCCGAGCAGGCGCTCTCGCCGCTCGACGGCGCGGGGTTCGACGCGCTCGTCGCGCTCGACTGCTCGTGGGAGACGGCCGAGCGCGAGGCGTTCGACCTCCGGGGCCACCACCGCGCGCTCCCCTTCCTCGTCGCCGCCAACCCCGTCAACTACGGGACGCCGTTCCAGTTGAACACCGTCGAGGCGTTCGCCGGCGCGCTCTGTATCCTCGGCGAACGAGCGCACGCCGAGCGACTCCTCTCGAAGTTCCGGTGGGGTCACACGTTCCTCGAACTCAACGCCGAACCGCTCGAACGGTACGCTGCCTGCGCGGACTCGGAGGAGGTCGTCGCCGTCCAGGGGGAGTACCTCGACGCGGGCGGAGCGGACGAGACGGGGGACTGA
- a CDS encoding nuclear transport factor 2 family protein, with protein sequence MDPADLAREYYRAIDEGDYDALAAVLAPGFVHDRPDRVLDGRAAFVRFMREERPDPDTTHDIDALLVSEDGAGVVCEGRLRRADGEVWFRFADVFAVEDGALSHLRTYTH encoded by the coding sequence ATGGACCCCGCCGACCTCGCCCGGGAGTACTACCGCGCCATCGACGAGGGCGACTACGACGCGCTCGCGGCGGTACTCGCCCCCGGGTTCGTCCACGACCGACCCGACAGAGTGCTGGACGGCCGGGCGGCGTTCGTCCGGTTCATGCGCGAGGAGCGCCCCGACCCGGACACGACCCACGACATCGACGCGCTCCTCGTGAGCGAGGACGGCGCGGGCGTCGTCTGCGAGGGGCGACTCCGCCGCGCCGACGGCGAGGTCTGGTTCCGCTTCGCGGACGTCTTCGCCGTCGAGGACGGCGCGCTCTCGCACCTGCGGACGTACACGCACTGA
- the serS gene encoding serine--tRNA ligase, whose translation MLSRQFVREHPDAVRETLEKRGMDEEVDLDALLEVDEEWRTLKSRGDDLRHERNEVSQRIGELKREGDEEAAQEAIDRSQALKEDLDAVEARADELEAELEAGLLELPQILDDSVPPGAGEEDNVQVRREGFEDLRALPETVVPHYELGERLQLIDEARAAKVTGGGFYFLKGDGARLEHALVQFMLDLHREQGYVDVFPPIPINSASMTGTGQLPKFAEDAYKLEGEDLWLCPTAEVPVTNMYADEILLTDDLPLKHQAYTPNFRREAGEHGTETRGIVRVHQFNKVELVNFVEPETSYERFDALLDEAEETLRRLGLPYRVLDICAGDIGDKQSKQTDLEVWAPADDMDDGPEEGGRWLEVSSVSNFEDYQARRAGLRYRPERHESAEYLHTLNASGLALPRVMVAVLEYYQNDDGTVTVPEALRPYLGGQERIEGHDPVGESALGAGEED comes from the coding sequence ATGTTGAGCCGACAGTTCGTCCGGGAGCATCCGGACGCCGTCCGAGAGACCCTGGAGAAGCGCGGGATGGACGAGGAGGTGGACCTCGACGCGCTCCTCGAGGTCGACGAGGAGTGGCGGACGCTGAAGTCGCGCGGCGACGACCTGCGCCACGAGCGCAACGAGGTGAGCCAGCGCATCGGCGAACTCAAGCGCGAGGGCGACGAGGAGGCCGCCCAGGAGGCCATCGACCGCTCGCAGGCGCTGAAGGAGGACCTCGATGCGGTCGAGGCGCGCGCCGACGAACTCGAGGCGGAACTGGAGGCCGGCCTGCTCGAACTCCCCCAGATACTCGACGACAGCGTCCCGCCGGGTGCGGGCGAGGAGGACAACGTCCAGGTCCGTCGCGAGGGGTTCGAGGACCTGCGTGCGCTCCCCGAGACGGTCGTGCCGCACTACGAACTCGGCGAACGTCTCCAGCTCATCGACGAGGCGCGCGCCGCGAAGGTCACCGGCGGCGGCTTCTACTTCCTGAAGGGCGACGGTGCGCGCCTCGAACACGCGCTCGTCCAGTTCATGCTCGACCTCCACCGCGAGCAGGGCTACGTCGACGTCTTCCCGCCCATCCCCATCAACTCGGCCTCGATGACCGGCACCGGCCAGTTGCCGAAGTTCGCCGAGGACGCCTACAAACTGGAGGGCGAGGACCTCTGGCTCTGTCCCACCGCCGAGGTGCCCGTCACGAACATGTACGCCGACGAGATACTGCTCACCGACGACCTCCCGCTGAAGCACCAGGCGTACACGCCGAACTTCCGCCGGGAGGCCGGCGAGCACGGCACCGAGACGCGCGGCATCGTTCGCGTCCACCAGTTCAACAAGGTCGAACTCGTCAACTTCGTCGAACCGGAGACGAGCTACGAGCGCTTCGACGCCCTGCTCGACGAGGCGGAGGAGACCCTCCGGCGACTCGGCCTGCCCTACCGCGTGCTCGACATCTGCGCGGGCGACATCGGCGACAAGCAGTCGAAACAGACCGACCTCGAGGTGTGGGCGCCCGCCGACGACATGGACGACGGCCCCGAGGAGGGCGGGCGCTGGCTCGAAGTCTCGTCGGTGTCGAACTTCGAGGACTACCAGGCGCGCCGGGCCGGCCTGCGCTACCGCCCCGAGCGCCACGAGTCGGCGGAGTACCTCCACACGCTCAACGCCTCGGGCCTCGCCCTGCCGCGCGTGATGGTCGCCGTCCTCGAGTACTACCAGAACGACGACGGCACCGTCACCGTCCCCGAGGCCCTGCGCCCCTACCTCGGCGGCCAGGAGCGAATCGAGGGCCATGACCCGGTCGGCGAGAGCGCCCTCGGCGCCGGCGAGGAGGACTGA
- a CDS encoding SDR family NAD(P)-dependent oxidoreductase, which yields MTRPLPDLFDLTDRTALVTGAGSGIGRAYAEGLAEAGAAVACVDVDGPAAEETAADLPTDAVAIPADVTAEADIEAAVEQTVADLGGLDAVFPNAGVGGAIVPLADHDLADWDRVVDVNLTGVFLTARAAARHFVESGTGGSITSTASIYGLTGSFNGASPAYTAAKGGVVNLTRDMAVSLAPHGVRVNAVAPGFVETSLFADVDVSEEEMERFVEEIERRTLLGRLAGAEELRGIAVFLASDAASYVTGQTYPVDGGWLSV from the coding sequence ATGACACGACCGCTCCCCGACCTGTTCGACCTCACCGACCGGACGGCGCTCGTCACCGGCGCCGGCAGCGGCATCGGCCGCGCGTACGCCGAGGGACTGGCCGAGGCGGGTGCCGCCGTCGCCTGTGTCGACGTCGACGGCCCGGCCGCCGAGGAGACGGCCGCCGACCTGCCGACCGACGCCGTCGCCATCCCCGCGGACGTCACCGCGGAGGCCGACATCGAGGCGGCCGTCGAACAGACCGTCGCCGACCTCGGCGGTCTCGACGCGGTGTTCCCGAACGCCGGCGTCGGCGGTGCCATCGTCCCGCTCGCGGACCACGACCTCGCGGACTGGGACCGCGTCGTCGACGTGAACCTGACGGGGGTGTTCCTCACCGCCCGCGCGGCCGCCCGCCACTTCGTCGAGAGCGGGACGGGCGGGAGCATCACGAGCACGGCGTCCATCTACGGGCTGACGGGGAGTTTCAACGGCGCGTCGCCGGCCTACACCGCGGCGAAGGGTGGCGTCGTCAACCTCACCCGGGACATGGCCGTCTCGCTCGCCCCCCACGGCGTCCGCGTCAACGCCGTCGCGCCGGGGTTCGTCGAGACGTCGCTGTTCGCCGACGTCGACGTCTCCGAGGAGGAGATGGAGCGCTTCGTCGAGGAGATAGAGCGCCGGACGCTGCTGGGGCGGCTGGCGGGCGCGGAGGAACTGCGGGGTATCGCCGTCTTCCTCGCGAGCGACGCGGCGAGTTACGTCACGGGACAGACGTACCCGGTCGACGGCGGCTGGCTCTCCGTGTGA